A stretch of the Macaca thibetana thibetana isolate TM-01 chromosome X, ASM2454274v1, whole genome shotgun sequence genome encodes the following:
- the LOC126945432 gene encoding melanoma-associated antigen 3-like gives MPLEQRSQHCKPEEGLQAQGEALGLVGAQAPAPEEQETASSSSTVVEVTLGEVPAAESPGAPQSPQGASTLRTTISYTLWSQSDEDSSSQEEEGPSTFPDLESGFQAALSRKVAELVHFLLLKYRAREPVTKAEMLESVMRNCQYFFPVIFSKAFESLQLVFGIKLIEVDPVGHLYILVTCLGLSYDGLLGDNQMMPKTGLLIIVLAIIAKEGDCAPEEKIWEELSVLEVFEGREHSIFADPRKLLTQDFVQENYLEYRQVPGSDPACYEFLWGPRALLETSYVKVLYHMLKISGGPHFSYPPLHEWALREGEE, from the coding sequence ATGCCTCTTGAGCAGAGGAGTCAGCACTGCAAGCCTGAAGAAGGCCTTCAAGCCCAAGGAGAGGCCCTGGGCTTAGTGGGTGCACAGGCTCCTGCTCCTGAGGAGCAGGAgactgcctcctcctcttctactGTAGTAGAAGTCACCCTGGGAGAGGTGCCTGCTGCTGAGTCACCAGGTGCTCCCCAGAGTCCTCAGGGAGCCTCCACCCTCCGCACTACAATCAGCTACACTCTCTGGAGCCAATCTGATGAGGACTCCAGCAGCCAAGAAGAGGAGGGGCCAAGCACCTTTCCTGACCTGGAGTCCGGCTTCCAGGCAGCACTCAGTAGGAAGGTGGCTGAGTTGGTTCATTTTCTGCTCCTCAAGTATCGAGCCAGGGAGCCAGTCACAAAGGCGGAAATGCTGGAGAGTGTCATGAGAAATTGCCAGTACTTCTTTCCTGTGATCTTCAGCAAAGCCTTCGAGTCCTTGCAGCTGGTCTTTGGCATCAAGCTGATAGAAGTGGACCCAGTCGGCCACTTGTACATCCTtgtcacctgcctgggcctctcctACGATGGCCTGCTGGGCGACAATCAGATGATGCCCAAGACAGGCCTGCTGATAATCGTCCTGGCCATAATCGCAAAAGAAGGCGACTGCGCCCCTGAGGAGAAAATCTGGGAGGAGCTGAGTGTGTTGGAGGTGTTTGAGGGGAGGGAGCACAGTATCTTCGCGGATCCCAGGAAGCTGCTCACCCAAGATTTCGTGCAGGAAAACTACCTGGAGTACCGGCAGGTGCCTGGCAGTGATCCTGCATGCTACGAGTTCCTGTGGGGTCCAAGGGCCCTCCTTGAAACCAGCTATGTGAAAGTCCTGTACCATATGCTAAAAATCAGTGGAGGACCTCACTTTTCCTACCCACCCCTCCATGAATGGGCTTTGAGAGAGGGGGAAGAGTGA